In a single window of the Melioribacteraceae bacterium genome:
- a CDS encoding protein kinase encodes MENLIGKVIENYRVVSVLGKGGMGIVYKAYDTKLDRYVAIKMLNSTSHDKERFIERFKREAKNQAKLSHPNIVTVYGFIEYEDLLGIVMEYVEGESLEKVIERQGRFNISDLLYIMKQLLLGIGYAHTKGFVHRDIKPSNIILNKEGVTKIMDFGISKSLFDNSLTKTGSKVGTVYYMSPEQVKGLEVTHRSDIYSIGCTAFEMVTGAPPFDYQSEYEVMDSHLKKTPPLISEKIQNVPDLLNKIVKRSLEKNPNDRFNSCEEMYLEMQELDKNVAKYQTGYFKKDEEKTKTYKAFSILAYVGIVLALIGLAYFAYLQVDSLLKSNSIDNFKKYSIQTLFDNDESRFKFSEIVKIPTDIKNNLNSIYFGSAVFATAVGDSGTIIISRDSGNTWQSQFSGVSVTLNDITLLRNGRGIAIGDSSSIIISDDQFSTVSILPVEKGYTFFSIKFINESTGFITGNKGLILKTEDSGNSWYRVNANTNQVIFDLSFFDPNRGFAVGWNGTLLSTTDAGETWTRVNLIQTDNYLKSIDVNNRGYGLIVGGDGTIFRSTNYGQSWEKVVVKSNIGAFQKVKFLSEGFALVLGNRGNLLLTKDKGETWNSIDSQIYSNMKGIALTRGNRVFLCGVNGMMFKIQ; translated from the coding sequence ATGGAAAATCTTATTGGCAAGGTGATAGAAAACTATAGAGTCGTTTCTGTGCTTGGAAAGGGTGGTATGGGTATTGTTTACAAAGCCTACGATACCAAACTTGACCGATATGTTGCCATAAAGATGTTAAATTCAACTTCTCACGATAAAGAGCGTTTTATTGAAAGATTTAAAAGAGAAGCCAAAAACCAGGCAAAACTTTCTCATCCAAATATTGTTACTGTTTATGGATTTATAGAATATGAAGATTTACTTGGTATTGTAATGGAGTATGTTGAGGGGGAAAGTCTCGAAAAAGTTATTGAACGGCAGGGTAGATTCAATATCAGTGATCTACTTTATATTATGAAACAGCTTTTATTAGGAATTGGGTATGCCCACACAAAAGGTTTTGTTCATCGGGATATAAAACCTTCCAACATCATACTAAACAAAGAAGGCGTTACCAAAATAATGGATTTTGGAATTTCGAAATCTTTATTTGATAACAGCTTAACTAAAACTGGCTCAAAAGTAGGCACAGTTTATTATATGAGTCCCGAACAAGTAAAGGGACTTGAAGTAACTCATCGAAGTGATATTTATTCAATTGGATGTACAGCATTCGAAATGGTAACCGGTGCCCCTCCGTTCGATTATCAGAGTGAATATGAGGTAATGGATAGTCACTTAAAGAAAACACCTCCTCTCATCTCCGAGAAAATTCAAAATGTACCGGATCTCTTGAATAAAATTGTGAAGCGTTCGCTTGAGAAAAATCCAAATGACCGTTTCAATAGCTGCGAAGAAATGTATTTGGAAATGCAGGAATTAGATAAAAATGTTGCAAAGTACCAAACGGGTTATTTTAAGAAAGATGAGGAAAAAACTAAAACCTATAAGGCTTTCTCAATATTAGCTTATGTTGGAATTGTATTAGCATTAATTGGATTAGCCTATTTTGCATACTTACAGGTGGATTCATTACTGAAAAGTAATTCAATTGATAACTTTAAAAAATATTCAATTCAAACTCTGTTTGATAATGATGAGAGTAGATTTAAATTTTCCGAAATAGTGAAAATACCTACAGATATTAAAAACAATCTAAACTCTATTTACTTTGGCAGTGCGGTTTTTGCTACAGCCGTGGGGGATTCGGGAACAATAATTATTTCAAGAGACAGCGGGAATACATGGCAAAGTCAGTTTAGTGGTGTAAGTGTAACTTTAAACGATATCACACTATTAAGAAATGGAAGGGGAATAGCTATTGGTGATTCATCTTCAATAATTATTTCTGATGACCAATTCAGCACTGTTTCAATTCTTCCGGTTGAAAAAGGTTATACTTTTTTTAGTATTAAATTTATTAATGAATCAACCGGTTTTATTACCGGTAACAAAGGATTGATTTTAAAAACAGAAGATTCTGGAAATTCATGGTACAGAGTAAATGCTAACACCAATCAAGTTATTTTTGATTTATCTTTTTTTGATCCCAACAGAGGCTTTGCCGTTGGATGGAATGGAACTTTACTTTCTACAACAGATGCTGGAGAAACTTGGACTCGGGTTAACTTGATCCAGACGGATAATTATCTCAAATCGATTGACGTGAACAATAGAGGGTACGGATTAATTGTTGGTGGAGATGGTACAATATTCCGTTCCACAAATTATGGGCAAAGTTGGGAGAAAGTAGTTGTAAAAAGTAATATTGGAGCATTCCAAAAAGTTAAATTTTTATCGGAGGGTTTTGCCTTAGTGCTTGGTAACCGGGGTAATTTACTTTTAACAAAAGATAAGGGTGAAACTTGGAATTCAATAGACTCACAAATATATTCTAACATGAAAGGTATTGCGCTTACACGAGGGAATAGAGTTTTTCTTTGCGGCGTTAATGGCATGATGTTTAAAATTCAATAA
- a CDS encoding response regulator has translation MSKSKLDIYEGLAKISLDATQGSKSAIENLCNFLVEEFELVSSALFLVDKNNSLLLIGKSTGALNNLELGAVHSCKNCQSLIGSNPFILEASANCTLPISIQGNHEGCALINISSTQNALVKISKQSAVSSSEKIALEKSLPLIGIIINQWLISKGNAEGKSGLFANTVSETLAELKTYSNSIIGYTTIIANENLNSSQSEYITSVKRNAQNLLLSVNDLNELSKLEQGSSPINLKLVNIAQSTKEITELFKGRLAAKKIDFDISISPEVDKQISVDDQKLRYVLTSLLFISYTVTHQGVISLKVSSAKNKIRFQITDSGKTFSSETIEKFFEPFSLLKLDEFKNSSLTGLTLSLVKKYISLLGGEISVTSSSGKGNSLTFTIADEAVSEIENSIAQLPKPTSINKVLVIEDDYATSKLLSNYLTKWGYYPVIVADENQTFEIIETQQLLAIILDIELPNVNGLEFLKRIREYPRAKNVPVIVCSIEPEKQKAFLMGAVEYFVKPINYNFLVEVLTSYKLRKNSNILCVDDDLPTLNLIKQAIESVGFVAVAENISANVMDNIKDVDIDLAIIDLDMPTLSGFELIKLLKSERRYANLPIIIYTGKENYAEDLKKIEGLFDDLLDKRSTNIENLADVINSMINRYETPPPVEDVISKDDVIKILLAEDYKHSQIIVTRLLKKNGFENVIVVENGEDAVNMAKKEKFNLILMDMQMPIMNGFEATERIRAMAEYKDVPVIALTAFAMKGDREKCLEAGATDYIPKPIDSKEFIEKVKYYTNTL, from the coding sequence GTGAGCAAAAGTAAACTTGATATCTATGAAGGGCTGGCAAAAATTTCACTTGATGCAACTCAAGGCTCCAAATCTGCAATTGAAAATTTGTGCAATTTTTTAGTTGAGGAATTTGAGCTCGTTTCCTCTGCCCTATTTCTAGTTGATAAAAATAATTCATTATTGCTTATTGGCAAATCCACCGGTGCTTTAAATAATTTAGAATTAGGTGCCGTTCACTCTTGTAAGAATTGTCAAAGTCTAATTGGCTCAAACCCATTTATATTAGAAGCTTCCGCAAATTGCACCCTACCAATTTCGATTCAAGGAAATCATGAGGGTTGCGCTCTTATAAATATTTCATCTACCCAGAATGCGCTTGTAAAAATATCTAAACAAAGTGCCGTTAGTTCTAGTGAGAAAATAGCCCTTGAAAAATCATTACCCTTAATTGGCATTATTATTAATCAATGGCTCATATCAAAAGGAAATGCAGAGGGTAAATCAGGTTTGTTTGCAAATACAGTATCAGAAACACTTGCAGAACTTAAAACCTATTCAAATTCAATAATTGGTTACACAACAATAATTGCTAACGAAAACTTGAATTCGTCTCAATCAGAATATATTACCTCAGTAAAAAGAAATGCGCAAAATTTATTATTAAGTGTTAACGATTTAAATGAGCTCTCTAAACTTGAGCAAGGTTCTTCACCAATTAATTTAAAACTGGTTAATATCGCTCAGAGCACTAAAGAAATTACAGAGTTGTTTAAAGGTAGATTAGCCGCTAAAAAAATTGATTTTGATATTTCCATTTCTCCGGAAGTTGATAAACAGATCAGTGTTGACGATCAGAAATTAAGATATGTATTAACCAGTCTTCTTTTTATTTCTTACACAGTTACCCATCAAGGTGTAATTAGTTTAAAGGTTTCATCGGCTAAAAATAAAATCCGGTTCCAAATAACTGATTCTGGCAAAACTTTTTCTAGTGAAACTATTGAGAAATTTTTTGAACCATTTAGTCTATTAAAACTTGATGAGTTTAAAAACTCAAGTTTGACCGGATTAACACTATCCTTAGTTAAAAAGTACATTTCATTACTTGGGGGAGAAATATCTGTAACAAGTTCAAGCGGAAAAGGAAATTCATTAACTTTTACAATTGCCGATGAAGCAGTATCTGAAATAGAAAACAGCATTGCTCAATTGCCTAAACCAACATCAATTAATAAAGTTTTGGTTATTGAGGATGATTACGCTACATCAAAACTGCTCAGTAATTATTTAACTAAGTGGGGATATTATCCGGTAATTGTAGCTGATGAAAATCAGACATTCGAAATAATTGAAACCCAGCAGTTACTGGCCATAATTCTTGATATCGAATTACCAAATGTTAATGGTCTTGAATTTCTAAAGCGAATTAGAGAATACCCCAGAGCTAAGAATGTTCCGGTAATTGTATGCTCTATTGAACCGGAGAAACAAAAAGCATTTTTAATGGGTGCCGTTGAGTACTTTGTTAAACCAATCAATTACAACTTTTTAGTAGAGGTTTTGACAAGTTATAAATTGCGGAAAAATTCAAATATTCTTTGTGTGGATGATGATCTCCCAACCCTTAATTTAATAAAACAAGCTATTGAATCTGTCGGATTTGTTGCTGTTGCCGAGAATATATCAGCAAATGTAATGGATAATATAAAAGATGTTGATATCGACCTAGCTATAATTGATTTAGATATGCCCACTCTCAGCGGATTTGAATTAATTAAACTTCTTAAATCAGAAAGAAGATATGCCAACCTTCCAATTATAATCTATACCGGCAAAGAAAATTATGCCGAGGACTTGAAAAAAATTGAGGGATTGTTTGATGATCTGCTGGATAAACGCTCAACTAATATTGAAAATTTGGCTGATGTAATTAATTCGATGATTAACCGATACGAAACTCCCCCGCCGGTTGAGGATGTAATAAGCAAAGATGATGTAATCAAAATTTTATTGGCAGAAGATTATAAACATTCCCAAATTATTGTTACCCGATTATTGAAGAAAAATGGGTTCGAGAATGTAATTGTTGTTGAGAATGGGGAAGACGCCGTAAATATGGCTAAGAAAGAAAAATTCAATTTGATACTGATGGATATGCAGATGCCGATTATGAATGGTTTTGAAGCTACTGAAAGAATTAGAGCGATGGCTGAATATAAAGATGTACCGGTAATTGCGCTTACAGCATTCGCGATGAAAGGTGACCGGGAAAAATGTCTTGAAGCCGGTGCAACCGATTATATACCAAAGCCTATTGACAGTAAAGAATTTATTGAGAAAGTAAAATACTATACCAATACTCTATAA
- a CDS encoding S9 family peptidase — MQKFKFSLLVFFILTSSILPQNKLLTIDDVVLGGQRLIPKNLRQLSWQPGSNRYTWVEGSAILSSDLKSAGIDTALTLKKLNDQLKNKSQNNIGVIPSFTWIAKGQIGFWNSSIFNIYDLEKSDVTKIIILPKESDNKVISPKFNYAAFTKLNNLFIMKDGNEIPVTNDADSNIVNGQSVHRNEFGIDGGIFWSPNENYVAFYRMDESMVTDYPLVEIQPTPAKLKNIKYPMAGQMSHHVTVGIYDLKNNKTVWLNTGEPKEQYLTNISWSPDEKYIFIAHLNRDQNHMELKRYDVFSGNYISTLFEEKHEKYVEPENPMIFLPNSNDLYLWFSERDGWKHLYLYSLKNGFIKQLTKGTWDVTRFEGFDKEGKNIFISCTKDSPIERHAYKINIEKNSVTKLTDGAGVHSIVINQETGYYLDSYTNSETPRIINLKDNKGKLLRNVLKADNSLKDYAIGDTRIFSIKSDEGIELYCRMILPYDFDESRKYPVVFYVYGGPHAQEVLNVFGVNRYYLWSHFMAQKGFIVFTLDNRGSANRGLEFEQATFRKLGTVEVKDQLTGLQYLKSLPFIDQNRVGVFGWSYGGFMATSLLTRTDGAFKVGVGGGAVIDWKYYEVMYTERYMDTPQTNPEGYEEANLLNHAKNLNGKLLLVHGTSDPTVVWQNTLAFAKKCTELNKDLDYYPFIGHGHGVGGRDAVNLYTKISQYFLDNL; from the coding sequence ATGCAAAAATTCAAATTTTCTCTACTAGTTTTTTTCATCCTTACCTCTTCCATATTGCCACAAAACAAATTACTAACCATAGACGATGTTGTGCTTGGCGGACAACGTTTAATACCGAAAAATCTTCGCCAACTTTCATGGCAGCCCGGCTCAAACCGTTATACTTGGGTTGAAGGTTCTGCAATTCTTTCGTCTGATCTAAAATCGGCGGGTATTGATACAGCCTTAACACTGAAAAAATTGAATGACCAGTTAAAAAATAAATCTCAAAACAATATAGGAGTTATTCCCTCTTTTACTTGGATTGCTAAGGGCCAGATTGGATTCTGGAATAGTTCAATATTTAATATTTATGACCTTGAAAAATCAGATGTAACAAAAATTATCATTTTACCAAAGGAGTCAGACAATAAAGTTATCTCCCCGAAATTCAATTACGCTGCATTCACAAAGCTCAATAATTTATTTATAATGAAAGATGGTAACGAAATCCCAGTTACCAATGATGCAGACTCAAATATTGTAAATGGTCAATCTGTGCATCGTAATGAGTTTGGCATTGATGGAGGGATATTTTGGTCACCAAATGAAAACTACGTTGCATTTTACAGAATGGATGAATCGATGGTAACAGATTATCCATTAGTGGAAATCCAACCCACTCCGGCAAAACTTAAAAACATAAAATATCCAATGGCTGGTCAAATGAGTCACCATGTTACTGTTGGAATATATGATCTTAAAAACAACAAAACAGTATGGTTAAATACCGGGGAGCCAAAAGAACAATATTTAACAAATATCTCATGGTCACCTGATGAGAAGTATATATTTATTGCCCACCTCAACCGGGATCAGAATCATATGGAATTAAAAAGATATGATGTTTTCAGTGGGAATTATATTTCTACCTTATTTGAGGAAAAGCATGAAAAATATGTTGAGCCTGAAAATCCTATGATATTTTTACCCAATTCCAATGATTTGTATTTATGGTTTTCAGAGAGAGACGGCTGGAAGCATTTATATCTATATTCTCTAAAAAATGGTTTTATTAAACAACTTACGAAAGGCACATGGGATGTCACTAGATTTGAAGGATTCGATAAGGAAGGTAAAAATATTTTTATAAGTTGTACTAAAGATAGTCCCATTGAAAGACATGCTTATAAAATCAATATTGAAAAAAATTCAGTAACTAAACTTACCGATGGCGCTGGAGTTCATTCAATAGTGATCAACCAAGAAACCGGCTATTACTTAGATTCTTATACCAACTCTGAAACGCCAAGGATTATTAATCTAAAAGATAATAAGGGAAAACTTCTTAGAAATGTTCTGAAAGCCGATAATTCATTAAAGGATTACGCAATTGGCGATACAAGAATTTTTTCAATTAAAAGTGATGAGGGAATTGAATTGTACTGTAGAATGATACTGCCGTATGATTTTGATGAATCAAGAAAATATCCGGTAGTTTTCTACGTTTATGGTGGTCCACACGCTCAAGAAGTTTTGAATGTTTTTGGTGTAAATCGTTATTATCTCTGGAGTCATTTTATGGCTCAAAAAGGATTTATAGTATTTACACTTGATAATCGTGGGTCAGCAAATCGTGGACTCGAATTTGAACAAGCAACGTTTCGTAAGCTTGGCACAGTGGAAGTAAAGGATCAACTCACCGGTTTACAGTATTTAAAATCTCTTCCTTTTATCGATCAAAACAGAGTTGGTGTTTTTGGATGGAGTTATGGCGGATTTATGGCAACTTCATTACTCACAAGAACCGATGGTGCATTTAAAGTAGGAGTTGGTGGCGGTGCTGTAATAGATTGGAAATATTATGAAGTTATGTACACAGAGAGATATATGGATACACCGCAAACTAATCCAGAGGGGTACGAAGAAGCAAATCTTTTAAATCATGCAAAAAACTTAAATGGTAAACTCTTACTTGTACATGGGACCAGCGATCCAACAGTAGTATGGCAGAATACGCTCGCTTTCGCTAAAAAATGTACCGAACTTAATAAAGATTTAGACTACTATCCTTTCATAGGACATGGGCATGGAGTTGGTGGAAGAGATGCAGTAAATTTATATACAAAGATATCTCAATATTTCTTGGACAACTTATAG
- the murA gene encoding UDP-N-acetylglucosamine 1-carboxyvinyltransferase, giving the protein MDKFVIQGGKVLNGEVRISGAKNSALALMPATLLNNGKNIIDNTPEVNDIFTMGKLLGQLGAEITFNDHNLVIDNHNIISQTAPYEHVKKMRASVYVLGPLLAKYGYAKVSLPGGCAWGPRPINLHIEAMKKLGAEITIDEGYIIAKADKLHGSKIHFDVSSVGATGNALMAAVLAKGSTIITNAAIEPEIIVLAEYLSMMGAKINGINSTTLEIEGVDELKASSIENIPDRIEAGTILVAAAITKGKVKITNSIPSHLQAVLIKLEETGIKLNYKNDFVELDSSNSGLNSVDVITSVFPGFPTDMQAQWVALMSLASGSASITDTIYLDRFNHVPELVRLGADIEMKNNIALVKGVKKLKGAKVMSTDLRASASLVLAGLAAEGITEVLRIYHLDRGYEKIEEKLRTLGADIERVKTSEY; this is encoded by the coding sequence TTGGATAAGTTTGTAATTCAAGGGGGAAAAGTACTGAATGGGGAAGTTCGTATTAGCGGGGCAAAGAATTCAGCATTAGCCCTTATGCCTGCTACTCTATTAAATAATGGAAAAAATATAATAGATAATACTCCTGAAGTGAATGATATTTTTACCATGGGGAAATTGCTTGGTCAGCTTGGAGCGGAAATAACATTTAATGACCACAATTTAGTTATTGATAATCACAATATAATTAGTCAAACAGCACCTTACGAGCATGTTAAAAAAATGCGCGCTTCGGTCTATGTTTTAGGTCCTTTATTAGCTAAGTATGGTTACGCCAAAGTGTCTTTACCGGGCGGATGCGCCTGGGGTCCCCGTCCAATCAATCTTCATATCGAAGCAATGAAAAAATTGGGTGCTGAAATAACAATAGATGAAGGTTACATTATTGCGAAAGCCGATAAACTTCATGGTTCTAAAATTCATTTTGATGTTTCTTCGGTTGGCGCAACTGGAAACGCGTTGATGGCCGCAGTGCTTGCTAAAGGTTCAACTATTATCACTAATGCCGCAATTGAACCGGAAATAATTGTCTTAGCAGAATATCTTAGCATGATGGGGGCGAAAATCAACGGCATAAATTCTACTACTCTCGAGATTGAGGGAGTGGATGAATTAAAAGCTTCGTCTATTGAAAATATTCCAGATAGAATAGAGGCGGGAACAATATTAGTGGCCGCAGCAATCACTAAAGGCAAAGTAAAAATCACAAATAGTATTCCATCTCATCTTCAAGCTGTACTAATAAAATTAGAAGAAACCGGCATAAAGTTAAATTATAAAAATGATTTTGTTGAGTTAGACTCATCAAATAGTGGCTTGAATTCAGTTGATGTGATCACATCGGTATTCCCGGGATTCCCAACGGATATGCAGGCTCAATGGGTTGCGTTAATGAGTTTAGCAAGTGGATCAGCATCTATTACAGATACAATTTATCTCGATAGATTTAATCATGTTCCGGAATTAGTACGCTTAGGCGCCGATATTGAAATGAAAAACAATATAGCTTTAGTCAAGGGGGTAAAGAAATTAAAGGGCGCTAAAGTAATGTCGACCGATTTACGAGCAAGCGCATCGCTAGTATTAGCCGGTTTAGCAGCTGAAGGCATTACCGAGGTTCTAAGAATTTACCACCTAGATAGAGGTTATGAAAAAATTGAAGAAAAGCTGAGGACTTTGGGTGCAGATATTGAACGAGTAAAAACTTCGGAATATTAA
- the tig gene encoding trigger factor yields MDVKVNQISDSKQEVEINLEYNEIQPEIQDAYKEESKKIQVDGFRKGKAPMGIIKKLYGEAIEYKASEKIATKKFWDAVDQENLKPISTPSLIDINFEPGKALSFKVSFDIKPILNIKDYKGLEIEKPVFKLKDEDVEKELNYLLKPYLVYQEVDTVEDSSCKLTVNLSKLDADGNVAEAPASENMQIDLSDEKVNPIIVENSKGKKVGESFNFDFVDEHYHGEELHKEEFHYSVLINKIEKAVESNISEDIIKKVSANKSTTMDELREQLRTNLIDYQTRQSDEIYINTLLNDIVKNNEFTPPSGFVETVHKRLIDVEIENAKRYKVKNPDEKAISDYLKPRAEWNAKWQIIMENIAGLENITISDAELEEEAKKESEKTGISVPKLIKFYKDSNRTEVLLEEKVIQFLKENNTAKEVDAEEKLKEKKGKS; encoded by the coding sequence TTGGACGTTAAAGTAAATCAAATCTCCGACTCAAAGCAAGAAGTTGAAATTAATCTCGAATACAATGAAATCCAACCTGAAATTCAAGATGCTTACAAGGAAGAAAGCAAAAAAATCCAAGTAGATGGTTTTAGAAAAGGTAAAGCTCCTATGGGTATAATTAAAAAATTATACGGGGAAGCTATTGAGTATAAAGCCAGCGAAAAAATTGCTACTAAAAAATTTTGGGATGCGGTCGATCAAGAAAATTTGAAACCAATAAGCACTCCATCTTTAATTGATATTAATTTTGAACCAGGTAAAGCTTTATCATTCAAAGTATCTTTTGATATTAAACCTATACTAAATATCAAGGATTATAAAGGACTCGAAATTGAGAAACCTGTATTCAAGCTTAAAGATGAGGATGTGGAAAAAGAATTAAATTACCTGCTTAAACCTTATCTAGTATACCAAGAAGTCGATACTGTCGAAGATTCTTCATGCAAATTGACAGTTAATCTCTCAAAACTAGATGCTGATGGTAATGTTGCAGAGGCTCCCGCTTCCGAAAATATGCAAATAGATTTGAGTGATGAAAAGGTAAATCCGATTATTGTGGAAAATTCAAAAGGTAAAAAAGTAGGTGAGTCATTCAATTTTGATTTCGTGGATGAACATTATCATGGTGAGGAACTGCATAAAGAAGAGTTTCATTACTCTGTTTTAATAAATAAAATTGAAAAAGCAGTCGAGAGTAATATTTCAGAAGATATCATCAAAAAAGTATCTGCCAATAAATCAACTACAATGGATGAACTACGTGAACAACTCCGAACTAATTTAATAGATTATCAAACCCGTCAATCTGATGAAATTTACATTAACACACTATTGAACGATATAGTTAAAAATAATGAGTTTACTCCCCCTTCAGGATTTGTTGAGACAGTTCACAAAAGACTGATAGATGTTGAAATTGAAAATGCTAAGCGTTACAAGGTTAAAAATCCGGATGAAAAAGCTATCTCCGACTACTTAAAGCCAAGAGCCGAATGGAACGCTAAGTGGCAAATTATTATGGAGAATATCGCCGGTCTCGAAAATATAACCATCTCCGATGCCGAATTAGAAGAAGAAGCTAAAAAAGAATCCGAAAAAACCGGCATATCTGTACCTAAGCTTATTAAATTCTATAAAGATTCTAATCGTACAGAGGTACTTCTTGAGGAGAAGGTTATTCAATTCTTAAAAGAAAATAATACCGCTAAAGAAGTTGATGCCGAAGAAAAATTAAAAGAAAAGAAAGGTAAATCATGA
- the clpP gene encoding ATP-dependent Clp endopeptidase proteolytic subunit ClpP, whose amino-acid sequence MVPYVIEQTGRGERGMDIFSRLLRERIIFLGTAVDDHIASLIIAQLLFLEAEDPEKDINLYINSPGGSVSAGLAIYDTMTYIRSKVSTICVGLAASMGAVLLAGGESGKRTSLPHSKIMIHQPWIGGLQGQTTDIEIHAKEMIKTRDTIYNILASHTGKSFEQISKDCDRDYYLTAEEAVEYKLIDNILVHRANPTTKK is encoded by the coding sequence CTGGTTCCTTATGTTATTGAACAAACAGGCCGCGGCGAAAGAGGAATGGATATTTTTTCTCGATTATTGAGAGAAAGAATAATTTTTTTAGGAACCGCTGTTGATGACCATATCGCTAGCCTAATTATTGCACAGCTTTTATTTCTTGAAGCTGAAGATCCGGAGAAGGATATAAATCTTTACATAAATTCACCCGGCGGAAGTGTTTCTGCTGGTTTAGCAATTTATGATACTATGACGTACATCCGCTCTAAAGTTTCAACTATTTGCGTTGGTTTAGCGGCTAGCATGGGAGCAGTATTGTTAGCCGGCGGCGAAAGTGGTAAGAGAACTTCACTTCCCCATTCAAAAATTATGATTCACCAACCATGGATTGGCGGATTACAAGGTCAAACAACCGATATTGAAATCCACGCTAAAGAGATGATAAAAACTCGAGACACTATTTATAATATATTAGCTTCTCATACCGGTAAATCATTCGAACAGATTTCGAAGGATTGCGATAGAGATTATTATTTAACTGCAGAAGAAGCCGTTGAGTATAAATTGATTGATAATATATTGGTACATCGAGCAAATCCCACAACAAAAAAATAA